One stretch of Paenibacillus sp. FSL R5-0341 DNA includes these proteins:
- a CDS encoding MBL fold metallo-hydrolase, producing the protein MGIYFTVLSSGSTGNATVIQHGGTSLMIDAGLSAKRLDALFQEREISGAELDGILVTHEHSDHIKGLGAMSRKYNLPIYANLNTWAALEKSVGAIPEENRRVFETGEQHDFGSLRVESFGISHDAAEPVGYTFDDGTEKLSVATDLGYMSDKVRDAISDSDVLVLEANHDVELLRMGRYPWNTKRRILSDIGHLSNEAAGAALSELMNGRIKRTYLAHLSRDHNMMDLAKMTVRDAMESRGCFYRDHEFKLCDTYYDRPTPWDRVGEP; encoded by the coding sequence ATGGGGATATATTTTACCGTGTTATCCAGCGGTTCGACAGGGAATGCGACGGTCATACAACATGGGGGCACCTCTCTCATGATTGATGCGGGTCTTAGTGCGAAGCGATTGGACGCACTGTTTCAGGAAAGGGAGATTTCTGGGGCAGAACTGGACGGGATTCTGGTTACACATGAACATTCTGATCACATTAAAGGACTAGGCGCGATGTCTCGGAAATATAATTTACCAATCTATGCGAATTTGAATACGTGGGCAGCACTGGAGAAGTCGGTTGGGGCAATTCCAGAGGAAAACCGGAGGGTATTTGAGACGGGTGAACAGCATGATTTTGGGTCACTGCGCGTGGAATCCTTCGGGATCTCGCATGATGCGGCTGAGCCGGTAGGGTACACATTCGATGATGGTACGGAGAAGCTGTCCGTTGCAACGGATCTCGGGTACATGAGCGACAAGGTTCGCGATGCGATTTCCGATTCTGATGTGCTGGTGCTGGAGGCGAATCATGATGTCGAATTGCTGCGTATGGGACGTTATCCGTGGAACACCAAGCGCCGGATTTTGAGCGACATTGGGCATTTGTCGAACGAAGCGGCAGGGGCAGCACTTAGTGAACTGATGAACGGACGCATCAAGCGCACGTATCTGGCACATCTTAGCCGGGATCATAATATGATGGACTTGGCGAAAATGACCGTGCGCGACGCGATGGAGAGCCGTGGATGTTTTTATCGGGATCATGAGTTCAAACTCTGTGATACGTATTACGACCGTCCTACACCATGGGATAGGGTGGGTGAGCCATAA
- a CDS encoding HEAT repeat domain-containing protein, producing MTNNHDTGAVNELPENFEELKRAANRTSSWRDRLSAVNELGNWDTEPTVKLLQQVLKNDQVFQVREAAYLKLKQLDEDVQMPAKNKGELFKGTNKILLRIKKSLPEGHTFEEFKEKLQKTRLDLYDTYEGDKDADFDSWLHGIWETLGRR from the coding sequence TTGACGAACAACCATGATACTGGAGCAGTGAACGAACTACCGGAAAACTTTGAAGAGCTCAAACGAGCGGCTAATCGGACCTCAAGCTGGAGAGACAGACTAAGTGCGGTGAATGAATTGGGGAACTGGGATACAGAACCAACCGTTAAGTTACTGCAGCAAGTTTTGAAAAATGATCAAGTGTTCCAAGTGCGCGAAGCCGCATATCTCAAGCTGAAACAGTTGGATGAAGATGTACAAATGCCTGCCAAAAACAAAGGCGAGCTGTTTAAAGGGACTAACAAAATTTTGCTTCGAATCAAAAAAAGCCTTCCTGAAGGTCACACATTTGAGGAATTTAAGGAAAAACTGCAAAAGACACGTCTGGATCTCTATGATACTTACGAGGGCGACAAAGATGCTGATTTTGACTCCTGGCTCCATGGAATTTGGGAGACACTAGGCAGAAGATAG
- the yycI gene encoding two-component system regulatory protein YycI has translation MDWGRAKNVLIYAFLLLNLVLGYQIWMDARETAGANLDFTSLADNTQQAMEEKGIQVLAPIPNETPKLPKLSYEFIEEDKAGVDMELEQPVDSKLIFSQSELEDALQREIPQIGTYRLDQLMAEDGAFVLHPLVDGKWPLFNVSLELFYSDQKITGYRQTPVRITTAEESDQQVLPASKALGTLIENFLPNDAIVKDIQLGYYGQLFNSDIQVAMPAWRFVLESGEVLYVQGISGDVFSPKTDKPGE, from the coding sequence TTGGATTGGGGACGGGCGAAAAATGTGTTGATCTATGCCTTTCTGCTGCTCAATTTGGTGCTGGGATACCAGATCTGGATGGATGCGCGGGAGACGGCCGGAGCCAATCTGGACTTCACCTCACTGGCAGATAATACACAGCAGGCGATGGAAGAGAAGGGCATTCAGGTGCTGGCTCCGATTCCGAATGAAACGCCGAAGTTGCCGAAGTTGTCCTATGAGTTCATTGAAGAGGACAAGGCTGGCGTGGATATGGAACTGGAACAGCCTGTAGATAGCAAGTTGATCTTCTCGCAGAGTGAGCTGGAGGATGCATTACAGCGTGAGATTCCACAGATCGGGACATATCGACTGGATCAGCTGATGGCCGAGGATGGGGCTTTTGTGCTTCACCCACTGGTGGATGGCAAATGGCCGCTCTTTAATGTGAGTCTGGAGCTATTCTACAGCGACCAGAAAATAACGGGTTACCGTCAGACTCCGGTGCGGATTACGACCGCAGAGGAGAGCGATCAGCAGGTGCTTCCGGCGTCGAAGGCGCTGGGAACGCTGATCGAGAACTTTTTGCCAAATGATGCAATTGTCAAAGATATTCAGCTGGGCTATTACGGCCAGTTGTTCAATTCAGATATACAGGTAGCGATGCCGGCATGGCGGTTCGTGCTGGAAAGTGGCGAAGTGTTGTACGTGCAGGGCATCAGTGGGGATGTATTCAGTCCCAAGACAGACAAACCAGGGGAGTAA
- a CDS encoding DUF6199 family natural product biosynthesis protein yields MTGIIGVLVLIIGLIMAIWPYFAWYVRLGWKFKDAEPSDLALSTGRISGIVFMIVGFILIVSSCSTGSGADSKWAEQFKEKLDAGQVQEISIGMSNPSILSEEEKNTVIQMIQDAELRPFDAGNVIGSNNAGKITFTDETSLEIVIFGPSGGIELHPMATEKEFEIMSEELKTWIHTNYSD; encoded by the coding sequence TTGACAGGAATTATAGGTGTTTTAGTCTTAATCATAGGATTAATTATGGCTATTTGGCCTTACTTTGCTTGGTATGTACGACTGGGATGGAAGTTTAAAGATGCGGAGCCAAGTGATTTAGCACTAAGTACCGGACGGATCTCAGGTATTGTGTTTATGATTGTCGGTTTTATACTGATTGTTTCAAGTTGCTCCACAGGAAGCGGAGCGGACAGCAAATGGGCAGAACAATTTAAAGAGAAACTTGATGCAGGGCAAGTACAAGAAATCAGTATCGGCATGAGTAATCCCTCCATATTAAGCGAGGAAGAAAAAAATACGGTTATCCAAATGATACAAGATGCAGAACTTAGACCTTTTGATGCAGGTAATGTGATTGGATCGAACAATGCTGGAAAAATTACATTTACAGACGAAACGAGCCTAGAAATCGTTATTTTCGGACCTTCTGGAGGAATCGAATTGCATCCGATGGCTACTGAAAAGGAATTTGAGATAATGAGTGAAGAGTTAAAAACTTGGATTCATACAAATTATAGTGATTAG
- a CDS encoding aldehyde dehydrogenase family protein, which yields MTIQADQETITVEAFINGQNVKSLSQVAKENPTNPTEIVGYFPVTTKEQAVEAIEAAAGAFKTWKQTSIDERIMMMRKAIEKIRAAENEIVHLLSREHGKPLYDAHGEIYVSLMWMEFACNEVTSALQEEIKEHENGKTILSYDPIGVVAAISPWNYPIALSTIKIAPALLAGNTIVLKPSPYAPLAAAKVAEIIASEFPAGVINVVHGDADVGVELTTNPHVTKITFTGGTATAKHIIKAASETIKDMTLELGGNDAAIFLESFDVHDERAMRRIVISNFLTAGQICMIAKRVYVHRSIYDAFVEKYIEAANRWIRIGDPFDSNTTVGPVNNLKQKNYVLGLVEDAQKRGAKVIPLGQILDQKLFDQGYYLQPTLVLGCDVHDPIVVEEQFGPTVPILPFDDEEQVIHLHNESIYGLTSSVWGKEEDAISVARQLEAGTTMINTAAVQGLDVRFPFGGFKQSGIGREYGAEGIRTYTEKHVINVPKTLDLPYIPE from the coding sequence ATGACGATCCAAGCAGACCAAGAGACAATTACAGTTGAAGCGTTCATTAATGGTCAGAATGTAAAATCCCTTTCGCAGGTAGCAAAAGAGAATCCGACAAACCCAACTGAGATCGTAGGCTATTTCCCTGTCACTACGAAAGAACAAGCTGTTGAAGCCATTGAAGCGGCGGCAGGAGCTTTTAAAACATGGAAACAGACCTCCATTGATGAACGCATTATGATGATGCGTAAGGCGATCGAGAAGATTAGAGCAGCTGAGAATGAAATTGTACATTTGCTGTCTAGAGAGCATGGCAAGCCCCTGTATGATGCACACGGTGAAATTTATGTTTCGTTAATGTGGATGGAGTTTGCTTGTAATGAAGTTACATCGGCTCTACAGGAAGAGATTAAAGAGCATGAGAATGGTAAAACGATTCTTTCCTATGATCCCATTGGTGTGGTGGCAGCGATTAGTCCATGGAACTATCCCATTGCTTTATCTACCATTAAGATTGCTCCTGCCTTACTTGCGGGCAACACGATTGTGCTCAAACCAAGCCCATACGCGCCACTGGCGGCAGCCAAGGTGGCAGAGATTATTGCGAGTGAGTTCCCGGCTGGTGTAATCAATGTCGTCCATGGTGATGCGGATGTGGGCGTTGAACTGACTACGAATCCTCATGTCACAAAGATCACCTTCACAGGTGGCACCGCGACCGCTAAGCATATTATCAAAGCAGCTTCGGAAACGATTAAGGATATGACGCTTGAGCTTGGTGGTAATGATGCGGCTATCTTCTTGGAAAGTTTTGATGTTCATGATGAGCGAGCAATGCGCCGGATTGTCATTTCTAATTTCTTGACTGCAGGACAGATCTGTATGATCGCCAAACGTGTGTATGTACACCGTTCTATCTATGATGCGTTTGTGGAAAAATATATAGAGGCGGCAAATCGCTGGATTCGAATTGGTGATCCCTTTGATTCAAATACGACGGTAGGCCCGGTTAATAACCTAAAGCAGAAGAATTACGTGCTTGGTTTGGTTGAAGATGCGCAAAAGCGCGGGGCTAAGGTCATCCCTCTTGGGCAAATTTTGGATCAGAAGCTGTTTGACCAGGGTTACTACTTACAACCTACGCTTGTTTTGGGTTGCGATGTTCATGATCCAATTGTGGTGGAGGAACAGTTTGGTCCTACGGTTCCGATTCTGCCATTTGATGATGAAGAGCAGGTTATTCATCTACACAATGAAAGCATATATGGATTGACGAGTTCTGTGTGGGGCAAAGAAGAGGATGCCATCTCCGTCGCACGTCAACTCGAAGCTGGAACGACCATGATCAATACAGCTGCTGTGCAGGGCCTCGATGTTCGCTTTCCTTTCGGTGGCTTCAAGCAATCTGGTATTGGCCGTGAATATGGCGCGGAAGGTATCCGCACGTATACAGAAAAACATGTCATCAACGTTCCGAAGACATTGGATCTTCCTTATATACCCGAATAA
- a CDS encoding CxxH/CxxC protein, producing the protein MYVVCKEHVDIAIDMFVDEYEDAPDIVDLKETEFADWDPPAKCAECEQHAEFLVV; encoded by the coding sequence ATGTACGTTGTATGCAAAGAACACGTGGACATTGCCATCGACATGTTTGTCGATGAGTATGAGGACGCTCCAGATATCGTTGATCTGAAGGAGACGGAATTTGCCGATTGGGACCCGCCTGCGAAGTGCGCTGAGTGCGAACAGCACGCGGAATTCCTCGTCGTTTAG
- a CDS encoding fibronectin type III domain-containing protein has protein sequence MFKEIKVTLGFIALLILVSSFFGSSVSAATVGQQLSVAEPGWQRIDDADKKISYNGGQWKEETGPNFFGNTLHFIPSNPTNSSQTVTFTFYGTQLRIIGTMFQDYTTKLIVTIDGVDYSPANSSGTATPVNKALVFGVENLKSGKHTVQIKSTDTKRWVLDAIDIDQTGYLINQGIASPTLNVQAEDAKVDLSWASVTNAVTYKVKRSLTSGGPFETIATVTSTSYADVNVTNGTTYYYEITAVNENGEGAPSNQASATPQAPIAIERAIFKITFNTGLEKEYDLSMTDVNAFIKWYEEKAAGTGPIMFAINKLQNNIGQFNSRKDYIIFDKIITFEVNEYTPVTK, from the coding sequence ATGTTTAAAGAAATAAAGGTTACTTTAGGTTTTATAGCTTTACTTATTTTAGTTTCGTCATTTTTCGGTTCAAGTGTATCGGCTGCAACAGTTGGTCAGCAATTATCGGTTGCTGAGCCGGGATGGCAAAGAATAGACGATGCCGACAAAAAAATTTCGTATAACGGCGGTCAGTGGAAGGAAGAAACTGGTCCTAATTTTTTTGGTAATACGTTGCACTTCATCCCAAGTAACCCTACGAATTCTTCTCAAACTGTAACATTCACATTTTATGGCACGCAATTAAGAATAATTGGTACAATGTTTCAGGACTACACAACAAAATTGATTGTTACAATTGATGGAGTCGATTATTCTCCAGCTAATTCTTCTGGAACAGCCACACCAGTTAATAAGGCTCTCGTGTTCGGTGTGGAAAATTTGAAATCCGGTAAACATACTGTTCAAATAAAATCTACTGATACAAAGCGTTGGGTTCTAGATGCTATTGATATTGATCAAACCGGTTATTTGATTAATCAAGGTATCGCTTCACCAACTCTAAATGTACAAGCTGAAGATGCTAAGGTTGATCTTAGCTGGGCTTCGGTAACTAATGCAGTTACATATAAAGTCAAACGTTCACTCACTTCTGGTGGCCCATTTGAAACGATAGCAACTGTAACTTCAACTAGCTATGCAGATGTCAATGTTACCAATGGAACTACGTATTATTACGAGATTACTGCCGTTAATGAAAATGGAGAAGGTGCACCTTCAAACCAAGCTTCTGCTACGCCACAAGCCCCAATAGCGATAGAAAGAGCGATCTTTAAAATCACCTTTAATACAGGTCTAGAAAAAGAGTATGATCTCTCTATGACGGATGTAAATGCCTTTATTAAATGGTATGAAGAAAAGGCAGCTGGTACCGGACCTATCATGTTTGCAATCAATAAACTCCAAAATAACATTGGACAATTCAATAGTAGAAAAGACTATATCATCTTTGATAAAATCATTACATTTGAAGTGAATGAATACACTCCAGTCACAAAATAA
- a CDS encoding DNA alkylation repair protein — translation MNNNKSSEMKCSSKAENILQQINSKTKLGDLRKIAKDIKKDHELAMELWSTEAFLPRLLAILIMDKKLLSQEVLNKLDKDMQTHTFDERNNLMDWLMANQLTKDKKTIALMESWEDSPSALQRRAFWYYQARLRWTGQTPPDNTENLLSTIEANITQEEPEVQWAMNFIAGWVGIYDQEYRARCIRLGENTGLYKDEMVSKGCTPNYLPEFIAIEVNKRNNN, via the coding sequence ATGAATAATAATAAAAGTTCAGAAATGAAATGCTCTTCAAAAGCAGAGAACATTCTACAACAGATCAATAGTAAAACTAAGCTAGGCGACTTACGAAAAATCGCGAAGGACATAAAAAAAGATCACGAATTAGCTATGGAACTTTGGTCAACAGAAGCGTTTTTGCCCAGACTATTAGCTATCTTAATTATGGATAAAAAACTTCTCTCACAAGAAGTGCTTAATAAGCTTGATAAGGATATGCAGACTCACACTTTTGATGAGCGAAATAATTTAATGGATTGGTTAATGGCTAATCAGCTCACCAAAGACAAGAAGACCATTGCATTGATGGAGTCATGGGAAGATAGCCCTTCTGCTCTTCAAAGGCGAGCTTTCTGGTATTATCAAGCGCGATTGAGATGGACTGGACAAACGCCTCCTGATAACACCGAGAACTTACTATCTACAATTGAAGCTAATATCACGCAGGAAGAGCCGGAAGTTCAGTGGGCTATGAATTTCATTGCAGGCTGGGTAGGCATTTATGATCAAGAGTATCGTGCTCGTTGTATTAGACTTGGTGAGAATACAGGTCTTTATAAAGATGAAATGGTATCAAAGGGCTGTACTCCTAATTATTTGCCGGAGTTCATTGCGATTGAAGTTAACAAACGAAATAACAATTAG
- a CDS encoding YndJ family transporter, which produces MNSSLKQLMKSPTFPGGIITILIFYLEYFQFELVEKFLLFAAFVIVPLVILLLNHDAKNKHQRLIYAAMKWLQFPAALLTLASVMSSKMWGLESTEIPGILSLGWLLFTLLLGIYGLTTIVISKGKAAEIAIGAGLVYFFIGGIWFTLYQYQLNLFQANPATHALSSVHFHFSSAIVPIFIGALGRIMTKKSWYPWVVAIDIIGPILIAIGMIFSKPIEYIGVTLFACNIVVYTAYLLAYLRKNALDIKAAFFLGLSCLAFYTVVVISIFYPLLKNMYSLTILNFIPIYGSLHAFGFVLCGLIGWVFMVDFIKEKASQSAS; this is translated from the coding sequence ATGAATAGTTCCTTGAAACAACTAATGAAATCACCCACGTTTCCCGGTGGAATTATAACTATTCTTATATTTTATCTGGAATACTTTCAATTCGAACTTGTTGAGAAATTTCTACTGTTTGCGGCTTTCGTCATTGTACCTCTTGTGATTCTACTTTTGAACCATGACGCAAAGAATAAACATCAACGACTGATTTATGCCGCTATGAAATGGCTTCAATTTCCCGCCGCGCTTCTTACCCTGGCCTCGGTAATGAGTAGTAAGATGTGGGGGTTAGAAAGTACGGAAATTCCAGGGATTCTTTCTCTTGGATGGCTACTGTTCACACTGTTGCTCGGCATCTATGGCTTGACCACGATTGTGATTTCTAAAGGAAAAGCAGCGGAAATAGCGATTGGCGCTGGGCTCGTTTACTTTTTTATCGGGGGCATTTGGTTTACCTTATATCAATATCAATTGAACCTTTTCCAAGCTAATCCTGCAACGCACGCATTAAGCTCGGTTCACTTTCATTTTTCATCTGCGATCGTGCCGATTTTTATTGGTGCACTGGGACGCATCATGACGAAGAAAAGCTGGTATCCCTGGGTTGTTGCCATTGATATCATCGGACCAATCTTGATTGCTATTGGTATGATTTTCTCCAAGCCAATTGAATATATTGGTGTCACTCTGTTCGCCTGCAATATTGTGGTTTACACCGCTTATCTCCTGGCTTATTTGAGGAAAAACGCTTTGGATATTAAGGCAGCCTTCTTCTTGGGCCTTTCTTGCCTAGCCTTTTACACGGTTGTTGTCATTTCCATCTTCTATCCGTTACTGAAAAATATGTACTCCTTAACCATACTCAATTTTATTCCCATATATGGATCTTTGCATGCATTTGGTTTTGTCTTATGTGGACTGATTGGTTGGGTGTTTATGGTGGACTTCATTAAGGAAAAGGCTAGCCAATCGGCTTCATAG
- the rlmH gene encoding 23S rRNA (pseudouridine(1915)-N(3))-methyltransferase RlmH, producing the protein MFIQIIGVGKLKEKYLTLGIQEYAKRLAPYIKFQMIEVADEKAPDTLSEAEVRAVKEREGERILAHVKSEAHVVALALDGQLWSSEELAMEIDKLGTYGTSHVVFVIGGSHGLSDEVLRRAKQRLSFGRMTLPHQLMRLVLVEQIYRAVKINRNEPYHK; encoded by the coding sequence ATGTTTATTCAGATTATTGGCGTAGGCAAATTGAAGGAAAAATATCTCACGCTGGGCATTCAGGAATATGCCAAGCGGCTCGCCCCGTACATCAAATTTCAGATGATCGAGGTCGCAGACGAAAAGGCGCCCGATACCCTGAGCGAAGCTGAGGTTCGGGCGGTGAAAGAGCGCGAGGGCGAACGCATCCTTGCGCATGTGAAGAGCGAGGCGCACGTGGTCGCGCTCGCATTGGATGGCCAGCTCTGGAGTTCGGAAGAGCTGGCCATGGAGATCGACAAGCTCGGCACATATGGGACGAGCCATGTCGTGTTTGTCATCGGAGGGAGCCACGGGCTCTCCGATGAGGTGTTGCGCCGCGCGAAGCAACGCTTGAGCTTCGGGCGCATGACCCTGCCGCATCAGCTTATGCGGCTGGTGTTGGTAGAACAGATTTATCGCGCAGTGAAGATAAATCGGAATGAACCGTACCATAAATAG
- a CDS encoding trypsin-like peptidase domain-containing protein has translation MGLFGDDFYSTKVSRRAEPEQKGKLQIIRPGGRARGRDRWSNPRRSRTGISSTVKVAVISSVISSIVTVTLFSFITQPASLPLANATGNGGGGGAPTAQAADPYDRIIQAAAHVRPSVVSIVNHKTGSSLSMEDSALGSGVIFKKEDGKAYIMTNHHVVEGASDLEIVTVDGETHKAKLVGKDRVSDIAVLSAEDKGLGAVAEIGDSSKLQRGQTVLAIGNPLGLGGTLTSGIVSYTDRILPVSINQDGVYDWEQNVIQTDAAINEGNSGGALVDLNGKVVGINTMKISDTGVEGLGFAIPMNEVMRTVDSLLLNGKVSRPYLGVYTVDLSNPYAPLDDEQRKDLKLPSHVDSGVVVLEASGPASEAGMKLNDVITEFDGQKITSTLDLRKYLYDQKKIGDTIEVTFYRDGKAEKVSVKLTDKPE, from the coding sequence ATGGGATTGTTTGGAGACGATTTTTATTCAACCAAAGTATCAAGACGCGCCGAACCTGAACAGAAAGGCAAACTTCAGATCATCCGCCCTGGAGGCCGGGCACGTGGACGTGACCGCTGGAGCAATCCACGCAGATCGCGTACGGGAATCAGTTCCACAGTGAAAGTAGCTGTGATCAGCTCGGTGATCAGTTCCATCGTGACCGTCACGCTGTTTAGCTTCATTACACAGCCTGCATCGTTACCACTGGCGAATGCTACAGGCAACGGTGGTGGAGGCGGCGCACCGACAGCACAGGCAGCTGATCCATACGACCGGATTATTCAGGCGGCGGCCCATGTTCGTCCTTCGGTGGTGAGCATTGTGAACCATAAAACGGGTAGCAGTCTGTCGATGGAAGATTCCGCGCTGGGCTCAGGGGTCATTTTCAAGAAGGAAGATGGCAAGGCCTACATCATGACCAACCACCACGTCGTGGAGGGTGCGAGTGATCTGGAGATTGTGACCGTAGATGGGGAGACACATAAAGCGAAGCTGGTTGGAAAAGACCGTGTGAGTGACATTGCTGTATTGTCCGCAGAAGATAAAGGGCTGGGTGCAGTGGCGGAGATCGGCGATTCCAGCAAACTTCAGCGCGGTCAAACGGTGCTGGCGATCGGGAATCCGCTCGGTCTGGGCGGTACGCTGACATCCGGTATTGTCAGTTACACGGATCGTATTCTGCCTGTATCGATTAATCAGGACGGGGTGTACGACTGGGAGCAAAATGTGATCCAGACGGATGCGGCGATTAATGAAGGTAATAGCGGCGGTGCTTTGGTCGACTTGAACGGCAAAGTGGTCGGCATTAACACGATGAAGATCTCGGATACGGGCGTTGAAGGTCTCGGCTTCGCGATTCCGATGAATGAAGTGATGAGAACAGTCGATTCTCTGCTACTGAACGGCAAAGTATCTCGTCCATACCTGGGCGTGTACACGGTGGATCTGAGCAACCCTTATGCACCATTGGATGACGAGCAGCGCAAAGATCTGAAGCTGCCATCTCACGTGGATAGTGGCGTGGTTGTGCTGGAAGCATCGGGGCCGGCATCTGAAGCAGGAATGAAACTGAATGATGTTATTACGGAGTTTGACGGGCAAAAAATTACCTCCACGCTGGATCTGCGGAAGTATCTGTACGATCAGAAGAAGATTGGGGATACCATTGAAGTGACCTTCTACCGGGATGGCAAAGCTGAGAAGGTCTCGGTGAAGTTGACGGATAAACCAGAGTAA
- a CDS encoding 5-methyltetrahydropteroyltriglutamate--homocysteine S-methyltransferase → MIPFRNDHVGSFLRPADLSQAREQYKSGNITYKELRAVEDKEIIRIIEKQKENGVLAVTDGEFRRSWWHFDFLGGLDGVELYEQIDGPKFHNMQTRKGGIRVIGKVDFSSHPFVQDFEFLKKHAGDAVAKQTIPSPNMLLYRLENGANIYTDREQFLQDTIAAYQKAIQAFYDAGCRYLQLDDTAWADLFSDAGHDKLRAKGLEPAEELKTMQRMINESLSHKPVDLVVTMHICRGNYKSNYFSTGGYEYASEVIFGGLNVDGLFLEFDDERSGGFEPLQYVNRKDLKIVLGLLTSKTGELEDKEQIKARIAEAATYVPLEQLCLSPQCGFSSTEEGNILTEEQQWRKLRYVKEIAEEVWN, encoded by the coding sequence ATGATACCATTTCGTAATGATCATGTAGGTAGCTTTCTACGTCCTGCAGATTTAAGTCAGGCACGTGAACAATATAAATCAGGCAACATCACATATAAGGAATTAAGAGCTGTGGAAGATAAAGAGATCATTCGAATTATTGAAAAGCAAAAGGAAAATGGCGTATTGGCAGTTACGGATGGTGAATTCCGCAGAAGCTGGTGGCATTTTGATTTTCTGGGTGGCTTGGATGGCGTAGAGCTATATGAGCAAATAGACGGACCGAAATTCCACAATATGCAAACGCGCAAGGGCGGAATTCGCGTTATTGGTAAAGTCGATTTCTCGAGTCATCCCTTTGTTCAGGATTTTGAGTTTTTGAAAAAGCATGCAGGTGATGCAGTCGCGAAACAGACCATTCCAAGTCCCAACATGCTTTTATATCGATTGGAAAATGGCGCCAATATCTATACGGACCGAGAGCAATTCCTTCAGGATACGATTGCGGCGTATCAAAAAGCCATTCAAGCTTTTTATGATGCGGGATGTCGATACCTGCAATTAGATGATACCGCTTGGGCAGACCTATTCTCAGACGCTGGTCACGATAAGCTGCGTGCCAAAGGTCTGGAACCGGCAGAAGAGTTAAAAACGATGCAGCGCATGATTAATGAATCCTTGTCTCATAAACCAGTAGATTTAGTTGTGACGATGCATATATGTCGCGGTAACTATAAATCGAACTATTTCTCAACAGGTGGTTACGAGTACGCTTCTGAAGTGATTTTTGGAGGTTTAAACGTAGATGGATTATTCCTGGAATTTGATGATGAGCGCTCAGGTGGTTTCGAGCCATTACAATATGTGAATCGAAAAGATTTGAAAATCGTGCTGGGTTTACTTACATCCAAAACAGGCGAGTTAGAGGATAAAGAACAGATTAAAGCTCGGATTGCAGAGGCGGCAACCTATGTTCCACTTGAGCAACTTTGTCTGAGCCCACAATGTGGCTTTTCGTCTACAGAAGAAGGCAATATTTTAACGGAAGAACAACAATGGCGTAAACTTCGTTATGTGAAGGAAATTGCAGAAGAAGTTTGGAATTAA